CCGGCAATCTCACGCAGGTAACCGGCTATTGCCGCGTCATAGGCGGACACATGGCTGAAAGCTTCAAGCGCTAAAAGAAGCCTGAATTTATCATCTATCCTGTCTTTCTGCAGAGCATCAAGCAGATCCGGATACCGGTCAGGATCCACAACCACTAATACGTTGTTATAATTCTTGGCCGCCGCCCTGATCATTGTCGGTCCGCCGATATCTATATTCTCAATAGCTTCTTCCAGGGTAACCCCCGGCTTGGCGACGGTTTCCCTGAACGGATACAAGTTGACCACAACCAGGTCAATCGTGCCTATCTTAAGTTCGTTTAACTGGCTGATATGTTCGGGTGATCTTAAAGCCAGTATCCCGGCATGTATATTGGGGTGTAATGTTTTAACGCGTCCGTCAAGGATTTCCGGGAAACCTGTAACATCAGTAATGTATGTAACCGGAAGGCCAGATTCTTTTAAAAATTTGCAGGTACCGCCGGTTGAGATTATCTCAACTTCCATCTCGGTCAAAGACCCTGCAAATTCTTTAAGCCCGGCTTTGTTGGATACACTAATTAGAGCACGCTTGATCATTTTTGCCCTCCTTCATTTATAATACTCTTTACTAAACCGCTATTTTCAGATCAGCCAAGCACAACTTTTCTGCCTTCTATTTTAAGCTTTCCCCCGGCAAAAAGGCCGATCGCCTCAGGATAAATACGGTGTTCTTCAGCCAGTATGCGCTGGGCCAATATTTCCGGCGTGTCACTCTGCTGAACAGGCACTACCGCCTGTAAAATTATCGGGCCGCTGTCAACCCTTTCATCTATAAAGTGGACTGTGCAGCCGCTGAAACGCACTCCATACTCAAAAGCCTGCCTTTGCGCATCCAGGCCGGGAAACGACGGCAGCAACGCCGGGTGAATGTTTATTATCCTGTTCGGAAAAGCGTCTAAAAGACCCCTGCCCACAATACGCATGTAACCGGCCAGGCAAACAAGTTCAACATGGTGGTCTTTCAAGACGCCTGCGACAACCTGTTCGTATTCCGTTTTGCCGCTAAAACCTTGATAATCTACATGTACGGCGTCTATCCCTTTTGAGCGTGCCCGTTCTAGAGCCAGCGCATCGCCAACATCGCTAATCACAACAACTACCCGCGCCGGGATTTTTCCCTCATCGCAGGCACCCATGATTGCCTGCAGGTTAGACCCCCGGCCCGAAACCAAAACACCAATCTTTAAAACCATTTTCAATCACTTCCTGTAATAGATCAATTAAAAGTTCAAACCTGGTGAATATTCTATGCCTTTTTCCCCTTTAACAGCCTGGCCAATCAAATAAGCTTTTTCACCTGTATCTTTCAGAAAATCCAGGCATGCCCCGGCTTGTTTTGAGGGAAGGAAAAAAACCAGACCCAGGCCCATATTAAATGTTCTGAACATTTCTTTGCCTTCAATCCGCCCAATCTGTCTAATCAATAAAAAAACGGGAGCAAAAGGCCACGATGTTGGGTCTATAAGAACAGCAGTTCCCGGAGGCAGCAGCCGCGGGATATTTTCCGTCAGGCCGCCCCCTGTAATATGGGCAATCCCAAGAAGATCAAAATTGTTATTCAGTTTTTTCAATATGTTTACATAGATCCGGGTTGGCTCCAACATTTCCTCGCCCAGGGATCGCCCAAGTTCCGGGATAAAATCAGCAATCCCAAAACCGGACACCTCAAGAAGGACACGCCGGGCGAGAGAATAGCCGTTACTGTGCAATCCCGAAGAAGAAAGACCGATTAGGCAATCACCCGGTTGTATCCTGGAACCGTCAATAATCCGTTCTTTTTCTACAATTCCTACTGCAAAACCGGCCAGGTCATATTCGTCCTGACCGTAAAAACCCGGCATTTCTGCTGTTTCACCGCCAATAAGGGCACATCCCGCCTGCCGGCAGCCATCCGCTATTCCCGCAACGATCGCAGCCGCTTTCTCCGGTACCAGCCTGCCCGCCGCCAGGTAATCAAGGAAAAAAAGTGGCTCTGCTCCGGATGTGGCAATATCGTTAACGCACATAGCTACAAGATCGATGCCTACAGTATCATGCTTTTGCATCAGCATGGCTACTTTTAACTTCGTACCTACGCCATCGGTTCCGGAAACAAGAACAGGTTGTTTATATCTGTCTTTATCAATTGAAAAAAGACCGCTGAAACCGCCCAAATCTCCAATCACTTCCGGTCTCCATGTGCTCCGGACAACCTGCCGCATTAATTCAACAGCTTTGTTGCCTGATTCAATGTCAACACCGGCGTCTGAATAGGTTAAACCATCTTTTTCTTTCATTTGCTTACCTCTATTGGTCCATGTTTCCTTTCTTATGCTTCTTTTCCAAGTCGTTTTTACCGGGACGCACGGAATTAAAATCCCCGACAGGGTAATCACCTGAATAACAAGCTGTACAAAAGTTTTTGCTGCTTTCTCCAAATATTTGTAAAAGGCCTTCAATACTGAGGTAGTGCAGCCCGTCAGCGCCAATCATCTTCCTTATCTCTTCCACCGGTTTGTGTGCGGCAACTAACTCAGCATCATCAGATATATCGATGCCATAGTAACATGAATGAGTTACCGGCGGTGAACTCAAGCACAAGTGCACTTCCTCAACACCGCAATCCCGTAAAAGCTTGACCATCCTGCCGCTTGTAGTCCCGCGTACTAAAGAGTCGTCGACCATAACAACTCTTTTCTTTCCTGATAATATTCTTTTGACGGGATTTATTTTCAGCCTCACGCTTAAATCCCGGACATCCTGTGTGGGCTGAATAAAAGTCCTGCCGATATAACGGTTCTTCATCAAACCTTCTTCAAATGGAACATCAAGGCCTTCGGCATAGCCGCGTGCTGCGGCGTTTCCCGAATCCGGCACTGGAATGACCAGATCGGCTTTTACCGGGTACTCACGCGCAAGCTGCCGTCCCATCTCACGGCGGACCTGATTAACATGAAAACCATCTATGCAGCTGTCGGGACGCGCAAAATATATATACTCAAAAATGCAGTGGGCGCATCTTCCAAGATTCTGCCCCCGGATGGAAGTAAGTCCCCTGTGATCAATAGTCACAATCTCTCCGGGCAGAACATCCCTGATCAGCTTTGCTCCTATGGTATCCAACGCACAGGATTCCGATGCCACAACGAATCCATGATCATCAAGTACTCCCAGGCAGAGCGGCCGGAATCCGAAAGGATCGCGGACAGCAAAAAGCTGATCCTCGGTCATAATAACCAGTGAGTAAGCGCCCTCCAGCGACACCATACATTTGATAATAGCATTGACAAGGCTGGTCTGATAATAACGGGCAATCATGTTGACAATAATTTCAGTATCCGTAGTAGACTGAAAAATAGTTCCTGAAGAAGCAAGCCGGTCGCGCAGGACAGCTGCATTAGTCAGGTTCCCGTTATGCCCCAGGCCGATCATCCCCCCCGCATAGCGAAAAACAAGCGGTTGGGCGTTTATAGGCTGGCTTGCGCCTGTTGTAGAGTAACGGACATGCCCGATGGCCAGATCGCCATGCAAACTCTCCAGTTCCCTTTCTCCAAGCACATCAGGCACAAGTCCCATTCCCTTGT
The window above is part of the Desulfotomaculum sp. genome. Proteins encoded here:
- a CDS encoding phosphoribosylglycinamide formyltransferase encodes the protein MVLKIGVLVSGRGSNLQAIMGACDEGKIPARVVVVISDVGDALALERARSKGIDAVHVDYQGFSGKTEYEQVVAGVLKDHHVELVCLAGYMRIVGRGLLDAFPNRIINIHPALLPSFPGLDAQRQAFEYGVRFSGCTVHFIDERVDSGPIILQAVVPVQQSDTPEILAQRILAEEHRIYPEAIGLFAGGKLKIEGRKVVLG
- a CDS encoding phosphoribosylformylglycinamidine cyclo-ligase, encoding MKEKDGLTYSDAGVDIESGNKAVELMRQVVRSTWRPEVIGDLGGFSGLFSIDKDRYKQPVLVSGTDGVGTKLKVAMLMQKHDTVGIDLVAMCVNDIATSGAEPLFFLDYLAAGRLVPEKAAAIVAGIADGCRQAGCALIGGETAEMPGFYGQDEYDLAGFAVGIVEKERIIDGSRIQPGDCLIGLSSSGLHSNGYSLARRVLLEVSGFGIADFIPELGRSLGEEMLEPTRIYVNILKKLNNNFDLLGIAHITGGGLTENIPRLLPPGTAVLIDPTSWPFAPVFLLIRQIGRIEGKEMFRTFNMGLGLVFFLPSKQAGACLDFLKDTGEKAYLIGQAVKGEKGIEYSPGLNF
- a CDS encoding amidophosphoribosyltransferase; translation: MRQLLIPDSEKLHEECGVIGVYAPGLDVSRLAFYGLYALQHRGQESAGIAVANGEEIILHKGMGLVPDVLGERELESLHGDLAIGHVRYSTTGASQPINAQPLVFRYAGGMIGLGHNGNLTNAAVLRDRLASSGTIFQSTTDTEIIVNMIARYYQTSLVNAIIKCMVSLEGAYSLVIMTEDQLFAVRDPFGFRPLCLGVLDDHGFVVASESCALDTIGAKLIRDVLPGEIVTIDHRGLTSIRGQNLGRCAHCIFEYIYFARPDSCIDGFHVNQVRREMGRQLAREYPVKADLVIPVPDSGNAAARGYAEGLDVPFEEGLMKNRYIGRTFIQPTQDVRDLSVRLKINPVKRILSGKKRVVMVDDSLVRGTTSGRMVKLLRDCGVEEVHLCLSSPPVTHSCYYGIDISDDAELVAAHKPVEEIRKMIGADGLHYLSIEGLLQIFGESSKNFCTACYSGDYPVGDFNSVRPGKNDLEKKHKKGNMDQ